Proteins found in one Mycteria americana isolate JAX WOST 10 ecotype Jacksonville Zoo and Gardens chromosome 8, USCA_MyAme_1.0, whole genome shotgun sequence genomic segment:
- the FAM114A2 gene encoding protein FAM114A2: MSEKDSSENLKGETSYEDENEQKAEELGCTGSNAEREQEVEPVPMTRKRPEPKPPSQPAATEKPAAETLKVSDSPAVQTGWGYWGSWGKSLLSTASATVATVGQGISNVIEKAETTLGIPSPSEISSETRDATRGSENPGASSTDAVDDGSSFPIAGALGVLSTISTAVQSTGKSVISGGLDALEFIGKKTMDVIAEGDPGFKKTKGLMNRNSTLSQVLREAKEKEEQQTATEVTMATEKKAHYGLLFDEFQGLSHLEALEMLSRESESKVKSVLNALSGEELDTLKEEVEQLKEAFSLPEFFEEEEEEKKGDEEFTKEVTELFSELRISSKPDKLITVRKSAHEWIAQFNSSLPKEEKESEENQEVESRDGDHDAKRSVEDIHAFAIRSLAELTACSIEMFHKTAALFLHGQKQEVTATDRAKSLSQMTIVLCKELSTFSKEFTTCLTTAGVKEKADVLNPLITGVFLEASNSASYIQDAFQLLLPVLQISLIEARTELSQQ, from the exons ATGTCTGAGAAAGACAGCAGTGAAAATCTGAAAGGAGAAACCTCTTATGAagatgaaaatgaacagaaagcagaggaactTGGGTGCACTGGGAGCAAtgcagagagagagcaagaggtTGAGCCTGTGCCTATGACTCGAAAAAGACCTGAACCCAAACCGCCAAGCCAGCCTGCTGCCACAGAAAAGCCCGCAGCTGAAACCCTCAAG gTCTCAGATTCTCCTGCAGTTCAGACAGGATGGGggtactggggaagctgggggAAATCTCTTCTGTCAACTGCGTCAGCTACTGTAGCTACTGTAG GTCAAGGTATTTCAAATGTcatagaaaaagcagaaacaaccCTTGGGATCCCCAGCCCTAGTGAAATATCTTCAGAGACTAGAGATGCTACAAGAG GAAGTGAGAATCCTGGTGCTAGCAGCACAGATGCAGTTGATGATGGCAGTTCCTTTCCTATTGCTGGGGCTCTTGGAGTTTTATCAACCATCTCTACTGCTGTCCAAAGCACA GGAAAAAGTGTTATTAGTGGAGGTCTGGATGCCTTGGAATTCATCGGGAAGAAGACAATGGATGTAATAGCTGAGGGAGACCCTGGATTCAAGAAAACAAAGGGCCTAATGAACAGAAACTCTACGTTATCTCAG gtcttacgagaggcaaaggagaaagaagagcagCAGACAGCTACTGAGGTTACCATGGCTACGGAGAAGAAAGCCCATTATGGGTTACTGTTTGATGAGTTTCAGGGTCTTTCGCATCTGGAGGCCTTAGAGATGCTTTCCAGAGAGAGTGAATCAAAG GTGAAATCAGTTCTAAATGCCCTCTCTGGAGAAGAGTTGGACACACTGAAGGAGGAAGTGGAACAActcaaagaagcattttctttacCTGAGTTCtttgaagaagaagaggaagaaaagaagg GAGATGAGGAGTTCACAAAAGAAGTAACAGAGTTGTTCTCAGAATTGCGTATCTCCTCAAAGCCGGACAAACTGATCACG GTGAGGAAATCTGCTCATGAATGGATAGCACAATTCAACAGTAGTcttcctaaagaagaaaaagaaagtgaagaaaaccaAGAAGTAGAATCCAGAGATGGTGACCATGATGCTAAAAGATCAGTAGAG GATATTCATGCATTTGCCATAAGAAGTCTGGCTGAACTGACAGCATGCTCCATTGAAATGTTTCACAAAACTGCAGCTTTGTTTCTACATGGCCAGAAACAAGAGGTGACAGCCACAGACAGAGCCAAGTCCCTTTCACA AATGACGATTGTGCTGTGTAAAGAACTGTCAACTTTCTCTAAAGAGTTTACTACGTGCTTAACGACTGCAGGG GtcaaagagaaagcagatgtgCTTAATCCCTTAATCACTGGAGTGTTTTTGGAG GCTTCAAACAGTGCTTCGTATATCCAAGATGCCTTCCAGCTCTTGCTGCCTGTACTGCAGATCTCTCTTATTGAGGCTAGAACGGAACTATCACAGCAATAA
- the MFAP3 gene encoding microfibril-associated glycoprotein 3 has protein sequence MKLSYCLLILTVSADLSIGFTLENVAFNGTVALGPFNTSLHTVSQALVSSPAHHDIIAKEGTSILIECKLNISQYEYILWYNSRGHLLEQKDEGGRWRIADNSLNITKVNFADRGRYTCAAVNRNDTSYYTVTLRVIFTSGDMSIYYMIVCLVAFAITLILNITRLCMMSSHLRKTEKAINEFFRTEGAEKLQKAFEIAKRIPIITSAKTLELAKVTQFKTMEFARYIEELARSIPLPPLILNCRAFMEEIFEAVRVDDPDEVGEEEKQTQACGTQAAIYPINPEIKRSDSPAGDSDDGSMNEQGQEIAVQVSVHPQSEVQSIDTVSHDSCQFVPSEEGTC, from the exons ATGAAGCTCAGCTATTGCCTGTTAATTTTGACTGTTAGTGCTGATCTTTCAATCGGATTTACACTGGAAAATGTAGCTTTTAACGGGACGGTTGCTTTGGGGCCTTTCAATACATCGCTTCATACAGTGTCTCAAGCTTTAGTAAGTTCTCCAGCACACCATGATATCATAGCCAAAGAGGGGACCAGTATTTTAATTGAATGTAAACTGAACATCAGCCAGTATGAATATATTCTTTGGTATAACTCCAGAGGACACCTGCTTGAACAGAAGGATGAAG GTGGACGGTGGAGGATTGCTGATAATTCCCTTAACATCACAAAGGTCAACTTTGCTGACCGGGGGCGATACACGTGTGCAGCTGTTAATCGTAATGACACCTCGTATTACACAGTCACCCTGAGGGTTATCTTCACCTCAGGAGACATGAGTATCTACTACATGATTGTGTGCCTCGTTGCCTTTGCTATCACCCTCATTTTAAACATAACCCGTCTGTGCATGATGAGCAGTCACCTCCGCAAAACAGAGAAGGCTATCAATGAGTTCTTCAGGACGGAAGGGGCTGAGAAGCTTCAGAAGGCTTTCGAGATAGCCAAGCGTATCCCTATCATCACATCTGCCAAAACACTAGAGTTGGCCAAAGTCACTCAGTTTAAGACCATGGAGTTTGCTCGGTACATTGAAGAGCTTGCCAGAAGCATTCCCCTTCCACCTCTGATCCTTAACTGCAGGGCATTCATGGAGGAGATCTTTGAGGCTGTGCGAGTTGACGATCCCGATGAAGTTGGCGAGGAGGAAAAACAGACCCAAGCCTGCGGTACCCAAGCTGCGATATACCCCATCAACCCAGAGATCAAGCGCAGTGATTCACCAGCCGGGGATTCAGACGATGGGTCCATGAATGAGCAGGGCCAAGAGATAGCCGTTCAGGTGTCCGTTCACCCGCAGTCAGAAGTGCAGAGCATTGACACTGTTTCTCACGACAGCTGCCAGTTTGTGCCTTCTGAGGAAGGCACCTGCTGA